A window from Chryseobacterium vaccae encodes these proteins:
- a CDS encoding alpha/beta fold hydrolase yields MEKYAVSSDGQKIYYQEAGSGNPTIIFIHGWLGNSEWWKEQLEYFNDQYHMVTVDLAGHGKSDASRQDWTSTRYADDIKAVADSINSSEIILVGHSMSGAYVLEAALQLPKVKSLILIDTLKNLDEYFSEEQAEQFLFTHYRSDFKNAVENILPQYLFAEKTPAAVKERLQSEFLQNEPEMAISLLMPLYKTDFRDIAKQVQIPVRAINSDNSPTHLENNRKYVKDYDYVTITETGHYPMLEKPEEFNRILDKVIKELR; encoded by the coding sequence ATGGAAAAATATGCAGTATCCTCAGACGGACAGAAAATTTATTATCAGGAAGCAGGAAGCGGAAATCCAACTATCATCTTTATCCACGGATGGTTAGGCAACAGTGAATGGTGGAAAGAGCAGCTGGAATATTTCAATGATCAGTATCATATGGTAACCGTGGATCTTGCCGGACATGGAAAATCAGATGCTTCAAGACAGGACTGGACCAGCACTCGGTACGCTGACGATATTAAAGCTGTGGCTGACAGTATCAATTCTTCGGAGATTATACTTGTAGGGCATTCTATGTCCGGGGCATATGTTCTTGAAGCTGCCTTACAACTTCCAAAAGTAAAATCACTGATCCTGATAGATACTTTGAAAAATCTGGATGAATATTTTTCAGAAGAGCAGGCAGAACAGTTCCTATTTACCCATTACAGGAGCGATTTTAAAAATGCGGTAGAAAATATTCTTCCTCAATACCTGTTTGCGGAAAAAACACCTGCAGCAGTAAAAGAAAGACTCCAAAGCGAATTCTTACAGAACGAACCGGAAATGGCGATCAGCCTTCTGATGCCTTTATATAAAACAGATTTCAGAGACATTGCCAAACAGGTTCAGATTCCGGTAAGAGCCATTAATTCTGATAATTCTCCTACCCACCTTGAAAATAACCGGAAATATGTAAAAGATTACGATTATGTAACCATTACTGAAACCGGCCATTATCCGATGCTGGAGAAACCGGAAGAATTCAACCGCATACTGGACAAGGTTATTAAAGAATTACGCTAA